The following coding sequences lie in one Paracidovorax avenae genomic window:
- a CDS encoding carbamoyltransferase yields the protein MNSNALILGISPQHTSSVSVTDMEGKILFAASEERFNRIKCYNSIPLDALSHVARHFDVSRIEGVAIAGGHRFRKIDFLPSDQQERSLRNPLLLPRFLSKKDGRTEWHGVLKGLGIAAAPNWYDHHECHAASAYYACGMDDALVVTIDGGGDGLSLTISHGRQGTLRRLKEFKEDASLGFFYGAVTSGLGFRIFRHEGKLTGLAAYGDQSRLYSELSDLFQISTEGGDVEIRSALVEAMFKPDFPAEHLFLARNYARFLSGKVTLQQFRDALNNYRPGTAFRKHFGGRQYTQEDMAAAAQAVLEDSVLKLVRHYLQQTGCSNLVLAGGVVANVKLNQRLFNIEGVQNIFVAPYMGDEGLCVGAAYLHLKQRSPAFAGRTLDTMYLGPSYGTERVEQALQQAGIQEMERIDDPSARARRIAELIAQDRVVGFFSGAMEFGPRSLGARSVLASAKQYAINDTLNKRMKRSEFMPFAPVLPHERAGDVLAGKLAGSEFAAEFMTITYDVQEKYRQLAPAVVHVDGTARPQLIKKEKHPVYHDVLIHYEKLTGIPILVNTSFNMHEEPIVNTPEDAIRAFRQGCVDTLAIENFVVS from the coding sequence ATGAACAGCAACGCACTCATCCTCGGCATTTCGCCCCAGCACACGTCGTCCGTCAGCGTGACAGACATGGAAGGAAAAATCCTTTTCGCGGCATCGGAAGAGCGCTTCAACCGGATCAAATGCTACAACTCGATCCCGCTGGATGCGCTCTCTCATGTGGCACGCCATTTCGATGTCTCGCGCATCGAAGGGGTGGCGATCGCCGGCGGCCACCGGTTCCGCAAGATCGACTTCCTGCCTTCGGACCAGCAGGAAAGAAGCCTGCGCAACCCGTTGTTGCTTCCCCGTTTCCTTTCCAAGAAGGACGGGCGCACCGAATGGCACGGCGTCCTCAAGGGATTGGGCATAGCGGCAGCCCCGAACTGGTATGACCATCATGAATGCCATGCGGCAAGTGCGTATTACGCGTGCGGCATGGATGACGCACTGGTGGTCACCATCGATGGCGGCGGCGACGGTCTGTCGCTCACCATATCCCATGGGCGCCAGGGCACCTTGCGCCGCCTGAAGGAATTCAAGGAGGATGCTTCCCTCGGATTCTTCTACGGCGCCGTCACCAGCGGCCTCGGCTTCCGCATCTTCCGCCACGAAGGCAAGCTCACCGGCCTGGCCGCCTATGGCGACCAGTCCCGGCTGTATTCCGAATTGAGCGACCTTTTCCAGATCAGCACGGAGGGTGGGGATGTGGAAATCCGTTCGGCCCTGGTGGAAGCGATGTTCAAGCCGGACTTCCCCGCCGAGCACCTGTTCCTGGCCAGGAACTATGCCCGCTTCCTGAGCGGCAAGGTCACGCTGCAGCAGTTCAGGGATGCCCTCAACAACTACCGGCCGGGCACCGCGTTCCGGAAGCATTTCGGGGGCAGGCAGTACACGCAGGAAGACATGGCCGCGGCAGCGCAGGCCGTGCTCGAGGACAGTGTGCTGAAGCTCGTGCGCCATTATCTCCAGCAGACCGGCTGCTCGAACCTGGTGCTGGCGGGCGGGGTGGTGGCCAATGTCAAGCTGAACCAGCGCCTGTTCAACATCGAAGGCGTGCAGAACATCTTCGTGGCCCCCTACATGGGCGACGAAGGCCTGTGTGTCGGTGCGGCCTACCTTCATCTGAAGCAGCGCTCCCCGGCCTTCGCTGGCAGGACTCTCGACACCATGTACCTCGGCCCCTCCTACGGAACCGAGCGGGTGGAGCAGGCACTGCAGCAGGCGGGTATCCAGGAAATGGAGCGCATCGATGATCCCTCCGCCCGGGCCCGCCGCATCGCGGAACTGATCGCGCAGGACCGGGTCGTGGGATTCTTCAGCGGCGCAATGGAGTTCGGGCCGCGTTCCCTGGGCGCCCGAAGCGTCCTGGCGTCCGCCAAGCAATACGCGATCAACGATACGCTCAACAAGCGCATGAAGCGCTCCGAATTCATGCCTTTCGCACCGGTATTGCCCCATGAGCGGGCGGGGGATGTCCTGGCAGGCAAGCTGGCCGGCTCGGAGTTCGCCGCAGAGTTCATGACCATCACGTATGACGTCCAGGAAAAGTACCGGCAGCTCGCACCGGCCGTGGTGCATGTAGACGGTACGGCGCGCCCGCAGTTGATCAAGAAGGAAAAGCATCCGGTCTATCACGACGTGCTGATCCATTACGAGAAGTTGACCGGCATTCCGATCCTGGTGAACACCAGCTTCAACATGCACGAGGAGCCGATCGTGAACACACCCGAGGATGCCATCCGGGCCTTCAGGCAAGGCTGCGTGGACACCCTTGCCATCGAGAACTTCGTCGTCTCCTGA